One Pseudomonas brassicacearum genomic region harbors:
- a CDS encoding LysR family transcriptional regulator → MALQANWDDLRLLLAVSRRGSFLQAGQLLGVAPSTVSRRLTQLERALGEPLVERGVEGCRLTPRGQSLQEVALAAEAGLRRQTVTSMSEPHTELSGNVMVSAGEGFSSSVLEAASRFTSLHPQCSVELLATADFHKIVRGAADIAVRTAHLGEPSLIYRLIGRFAYGVFATASYLERFPGMTLASAGNIALLPPLDMLPQMRAAKAAGLERAQISVNSFTVQLESVRRGMGVGVLPRILAKDLVEVFPQIELPDMEVYLVTRPQALKQAHIKCFFAILEQVLIEAVSMDSR, encoded by the coding sequence ATGGCGTTGCAAGCAAATTGGGATGATCTTCGTCTGCTGTTGGCGGTGTCGCGGCGTGGCAGTTTTCTTCAGGCCGGGCAGTTGCTGGGTGTAGCGCCGTCCACGGTGTCCCGTCGTTTGACCCAACTTGAGCGGGCCCTGGGCGAGCCACTCGTGGAGCGGGGCGTTGAAGGGTGCCGGTTGACCCCACGCGGCCAATCATTGCAGGAGGTTGCCCTGGCTGCGGAGGCGGGCTTGAGGCGCCAGACCGTTACAAGCATGTCTGAGCCGCACACCGAGCTATCAGGCAATGTCATGGTCAGCGCTGGAGAGGGGTTTTCTTCCAGTGTGCTGGAGGCTGCCAGTCGCTTCACCTCGCTGCACCCGCAATGCTCGGTGGAGTTGCTGGCAACGGCTGACTTCCACAAGATCGTCCGCGGGGCGGCAGACATTGCGGTACGCACAGCTCACCTGGGCGAACCGTCGCTGATTTATCGGCTCATCGGCAGGTTCGCCTACGGTGTCTTCGCCACTGCCAGTTACCTGGAGCGGTTCCCCGGCATGACGCTGGCCAGTGCGGGCAACATTGCCCTGCTTCCGCCGTTGGACATGTTGCCGCAAATGCGTGCGGCCAAAGCCGCGGGCCTGGAGCGGGCGCAGATCAGCGTGAATTCTTTCACCGTACAGCTTGAATCGGTGCGGCGTGGCATGGGCGTGGGCGTGTTGCCGCGTATTTTGGCGAAGGACCTGGTCGAGGTGTTCCCGCAGATCGAACTTCCAGACATGGAGGTTTATCTGGTGACCCGGCCGCAGGCATTGAAACAGGCCCACATCAAATGTTTTTTTGCCATCCTGGAACAGGTGCTGATCGAAGCCGTTTCCATGGACAGCAGATAA
- a CDS encoding SDR family oxidoreductase has protein sequence MYSVFVTGATGLLGNNLVRELIARGYAVKALVRSRAKGELQFGNLPRVELVVGDMANVEAFAAALHGCDTVFHTAAFFRDNYKGGSHWKKLEKINVIGTRELIHQAFRAGIRRFIHTSSIAVLDGAPGTSIDETCLRAEADADDYYRSKILADRVILSFLEEHPEMHACMVLPGWMWGPADIGPTSSGQLVNDVVNGKLPGLIPGSFSVVDARDVALAQIAAADHGRRGERYLAAGRHLTMAELVPVLGRIAGVKTPARQVPLPLLYTLAAVQELYARMTRKPILLSMATLRLLVREEGRTRFNHSKSEQELGVRFRTLERTITDTVTWYRDHDWFENHRAFASQRKRT, from the coding sequence ATGTACAGCGTCTTCGTCACGGGTGCCACGGGCTTGCTGGGCAACAACCTGGTGCGGGAATTGATCGCTCGGGGCTACGCGGTCAAAGCCCTGGTTCGATCAAGGGCCAAAGGAGAACTGCAGTTCGGCAACCTGCCGCGTGTAGAACTGGTCGTCGGGGACATGGCCAATGTCGAGGCATTTGCAGCGGCGTTGCACGGCTGCGATACGGTGTTTCATACCGCGGCGTTCTTTCGCGACAACTACAAGGGCGGCAGCCACTGGAAAAAGCTCGAAAAGATCAATGTCATCGGTACACGGGAGCTGATTCACCAGGCTTTCCGTGCCGGCATCCGACGCTTCATCCATACCTCATCCATCGCCGTGCTCGACGGGGCGCCCGGTACGTCCATCGACGAAACCTGTTTGCGGGCCGAGGCCGACGCCGATGACTACTACCGCAGCAAAATCCTCGCCGACCGCGTCATCTTGTCGTTTCTGGAAGAACATCCTGAAATGCATGCCTGCATGGTCCTGCCTGGGTGGATGTGGGGTCCCGCCGACATTGGCCCAACGTCCTCGGGACAATTGGTCAACGATGTCGTGAACGGTAAGTTGCCTGGGCTGATCCCCGGCAGTTTTTCCGTGGTCGATGCCCGCGATGTAGCATTGGCACAGATTGCCGCTGCCGATCATGGACGCCGAGGTGAACGCTATCTCGCGGCGGGCCGGCATCTGACCATGGCCGAGCTGGTGCCTGTCCTTGGCCGCATAGCCGGCGTCAAGACACCTGCTCGACAAGTGCCCCTGCCTCTTCTATACACCTTGGCAGCTGTGCAAGAACTCTATGCACGTATGACCCGCAAACCGATTCTGCTGAGCATGGCCACCTTGCGCCTGCTGGTACGAGAAGAAGGTCGCACCCGTTTCAATCACAGCAAAAGTGAACAAGAGCTCGGCGTGCGTTTCCGAACGCTGGAGCGCACCATTACCGACACCGTGACGTG
- the msuE gene encoding FMN reductase: protein MSKQFKVVAVSGSVQQPSRTLVLLKALVERLGQQLPIEVRLIELARIGPQFAGVLRREALPAAVQEDLRAIESADLLIAASPVYRASYTGLFKHLFDFVHHEALKNVPVLLAATGGADRHALIIDHQLRPLFGFFQALSLPVGVYASEADFTHYQVSSAQVLERIERAVESALLSLAPDARRSASAA from the coding sequence ATGAGCAAGCAATTCAAAGTGGTAGCGGTGTCAGGCAGCGTGCAGCAACCCTCGCGCACCCTGGTCCTGCTCAAGGCACTGGTGGAAAGGCTCGGGCAGCAACTGCCGATCGAGGTGCGTTTGATCGAGTTGGCCAGGATCGGTCCGCAGTTCGCCGGCGTGCTGCGTCGCGAAGCGTTGCCTGCCGCCGTGCAAGAGGACCTGCGCGCCATTGAAAGCGCTGATCTGCTGATTGCGGCGAGCCCGGTCTATCGGGCGTCGTACACCGGCCTGTTCAAGCATCTATTTGATTTCGTTCATCACGAAGCCCTGAAAAACGTACCGGTGCTGTTGGCCGCGACAGGGGGGGCGGATCGTCATGCCTTGATCATCGATCACCAGTTGCGGCCGCTGTTCGGGTTCTTCCAGGCCCTCAGTCTGCCGGTGGGGGTCTATGCCTCTGAAGCCGATTTCACTCACTACCAGGTTTCCAGCGCGCAGGTGCTGGAACGCATCGAGCGGGCGGTCGAGTCAGCGCTGCTGAGCCTTGCCCCGGACGCCCGGCGCAGTGCCAGCGCCGCCTGA